The genome window GTGACGCCTCGAGTCTCGTCCGTGATGCCGTCCCCGTTCAGATCGATGGTCTCCGTCGCCACGTAGTGTAGCTCGACGCGGTCCGGGTGCTCCGCGCCCAAGTCGTTCAGCACGAGGGCGTCCAGCGTGGCGTAGGCGTGCGCCACCGTGCCGTTCGCAACGACGAGGGCCTCGGCCTGGAGATGCAACGTGGCCTTCTCCACGACGCCGCTGGAGTCGTTGTCGTAGGCGGTGTACACGCCGTCCAGCGTGGCGTTCACGTGGGGCCGCCCGTCGCTCACGTTCCGCAGGGCGGCCGCGTGGAGCGTGAGTTGCAGGAACTCGGGATGGCCGTCGCCGTTCGCGTCCATCGCCACGCCGGCGATCTCGAGCGCCGTGCGGTACTCGAGACTGCCGTTTCCCTGCGGATCCGCCCAGCCGTACACGTAGATGTGCAAGTCCGTGCGCGTCGGGTTCGGGAGGTCCCCGGGGTTCGAGGCGTTCAGGGCGAACTCGAGACCGCGCGCGAGTTCCGGCCGCCCATCCCGGTCTCGGTCCAGGGCCTCATAGCCCGTCGCCGTGACGTTGGCCGTCTCGTTGCGGCCGTCGTGGTTCGCATCGACCGTGTGCGCCGCGATCTCCAGGACGCCCTCGTATTCCTTTCCGCCGTCGTCGTGGAGGTCGTACGTCTGGTACACGCGGAGGGAGACGTTCGCGGTGTTGGGCACGCCCGCGCTCAGGTTGGTCACGGTCTCGAGGTGGGCGGTCACCGTGCGCACGAACTCCGCGTTCCCGTTCCCATTCCGATCGAACGACTGCATGCCTGCAAACGTGACGCGGGCGAACTCGGGCTTGCCGTCCTCATCCGCGTCGCGTACGCTCAGGGTCCACGAGGCGAGGGCGTGGTACTGCCAGGTGCCGTGAAGCGGACCCGCGTAGGCCTCGAGTCCCTGTCGGGCTTCCAAGGCGTTGAAGACCCCGCTGGAGTCGTTGTCCCAGAGCTGGACGTCGCGGGCCACCGTGGCCTTCGCGATCACGACGTCGTTGCGGGTGACCGTGCAGGTCCCGAGCATCTTGATGTCGACGTATTCCGGATGGCCGTCGTGGTCCTTGTCCGAGGAGGTAACCTCCTTGGTCCACGTGCACGCGCTCTCGTTCACCGTGGGATCCAGGAAGTGGGCCACGTCGGGCGCGCCGGTCACGTTGCCCGCGTCCCGCGGCAGGACGCCCAGGCCGAAGGAGTCCAGGGGGTTCGCGGTCAGGTTGTCCCTCGTTTCGTTCAGCTCCAGAATCGCCGGACTGGAGGTGCCCACGGGATCCGCGCCAGCGGACGAGCCGCTCCCGACCGTGGTCGTCGCGTTCGCGGGGGGCGCGGTTGGCGGCGCGGTCCGGGCGGTCGCCTGGGGCGGCGAGGGGGTCGCACCCGGAACCGCCGCGGCGGCGAGCATGACCTGGCCCGCGTTCGCGTCGCCGGCGCTCTGGGCGGTCAGGGAGGTCCCGGTCGACGCGGGCTGGAAGCCCAGGAGCCGCAGGAACGTGGGATTTCGGCCGAGGCCTCCCTGGAGGAGGGAAGGGCCGAACGCGGCGGTCACGGCCACGGCTCCCAGCACGATCGCGATCACGAGGTACAGGACACGGGGCGGACGTCGAGAGACGCAGAGGGCTTGCATCGGTCGCACCTTGCCCATGCGATTCCACGCGCAGGGGATATCCGGACGGGCAAGAGTCTTCCCGATGGCTTTATGAGGTCCTCCGTTCGACCCGTCCTGCGGAACGCATTAAGTAGCCCCGTTCCGGTGCCGCGGCTGTCCTCATGCCCTCCCGGCCGTACAAGGACCTCGTGATCTACGGATGCTTCGTCCTGAACCGGCTCGTCGCGGACCTCGGGATTGACTTGTACCAGGACGACCTGGAGGCCAAGCTCGATCCGCTCCTGCCGCGGCAGGCGGGAATTTCCAAGGAGCAGGTGAAGCGCGAGATCAAGTCGAACCACTTCATGACGGAGCGCGTCCTCGAGGCGCTGGTCAAGGAGGGCCACGTGACGGTCGAGGAGGCGGAGGGCCACTACCGCGTGAAGATCACCAAGGCGGGCGTAGTCCACATCCGCAAGTACAATGAATTCTACCGCAAGATTTACGAGGAGCAAATCCGGGACCACTATCGGTTTACCAAAGCGCCGTTCTGGCTCCAGGAGTAACGCGCCTCACGCCTTCGCGGGCGGAGGAGGAGTGGGGGACAACCCGAGGGCGGGCTCGACGACGACGGGGATGAAGTCGTACGTGCCATCTTCCCCTTCGCGCGCGAGCTCGAGGGAGCAGACGAACGTGGAGCCGCGGATCGTGACTCGGATCGCATCCTTTGTGACGAGGTCGTAGACGTCGGGAGCGATCGTCTCCGTTCCCTTGCCCTTCCAAATCGCGAGGACGCGCGCAGGAGGGATCCGCGTGGCCAGGCAGACGTCCGCGACCGCGGTTTTCAACGCCTGCACATCGGCGATGGTGGGCGTGTGGTCGAACGTCTTCGCGAAGATCGCGAAGCCCGGGTCGCCGAACCCGGTGTACCGCCGCACGGCGGACGGTGTGGCGCGGAGGTAGCCGTCGAAGGAGTACGTCAGGCCGCTCTTTCCCGTGAGCAGGGCCGGCGTCGCGAGGGCTCCCGGGATTGCCGCGACCGCGCGCACGTCGGGGCTCGAGGCCGCCAGGTGGCTGAAGATTCGGCTGACGGAATCCTTCCCTTCCGGGATGTAGACCACGGGGTCCGAGCTGCGGAGGCGTTGAATGACCCGGTGCCGCAGGGCGAAGTAGTCGAAGAATCCGCGGAGGTCACGAAGCAGCTCTAGGATGAGGAAGCCGAGGAAGAACAAGACTTCGAGGACCGTCCCGATGATCAGGGTGCCGCGGAACGAGAGGACTTGGAGCACGCCGAAGACGAGCGCGGCGGCGAACACGACGGACCGGCTCGTGGGGGTGCTCGTGTAGCGCAGGGCGAAGAGAAGGCCAACGACGGGGGCGAACAGGACGAGCGTCAAGCCCTTGTCCTCGGACATCAGAATCATGATGAAGAAATCGAGGACCAACCAGACCAGCACGAACCACCACACGTACCGCAGCATGCGTCGAATCTTCGGCGTCTGGCGATTCACGGACTCCGCCAGATCGAACGTTGCGGCGATGGGGTCCTCGACAGCGCGTGCGTCCCGTGACGCGTATTCCGGGTCCACGTGGAACTCACGATTTCGCAGGTATTTAATGGGGTCGGGAAGATCGACGCCTTGACTGGACCGCCTGTGCTCAACGGAGCGAGCGTAGCGGTCCGGACCAATTCCCTCCAGGCTCACGGGAACTTCCGTTTCGCCCATGCGATGAGAGGACGCCAGGAACCCTCGGGGAACACCGCATGCCTTGCCCCCGGAATGACCAAGAATTCCTTGTCGTCACACTCGATGCCGTCCAAGAGTGCACGTGTCGATTCCACGGGAAAGAGCTCGTCCTGGTCCCCGACTCCCACGAGGCTTGGGACTTGGAGCTTCCGGCGGAATCGCAGGTTCGGGGAGTCCAGCTGCCCTTCTCGGAACATCCGTGCCACCGCGAGCGCGGGCGCTCCGAACAGGATCGACATGAAGCGGGCGGAATACTCGAAGTTGAAGAGGGGATCCCCTTCGCCCGTCATCCCGGCACGGCGGTACTCGATGAGGGGTCGGCCCCGGAGCAAGGAGACGCCGATCAGGGTCTTGACGAGCGCGCGGCCTTTCGGCTTCGCATACACGCCGCGTCGGAGTTGGCGTCCCGCGCTGATCAGGACGAGCCCGTCGATTCGGTCGGGGAACGCGTTCGCGGCGACGACGGCATTCAGGGCTCCGAGACTGTGGCCCAGTAGTACGGTCTTCGGAACCTGGGTCCTCATGAAGGCGAGGGCCTCACCGAGGTCCGCCAGCAACCGGTCGCGGCTGGGATAGTCTCCGCGGCGGCCGTCCGAGAGACCGTGGCCCCGCAGATCGAGGCCGTACACGGGAAAGCCGGCGGCGGCGAGCTCCTTGGACAGCAGCCCCCCATACGGCCCGCTGTGCGCGGTGATGCCGTGGAGCACGAGGAACGCGGTGCTGGAGCGCGCGGCGGTGTCCCATCGTCGAAGGAACAAGACCTTCCCATCCGACGCGTGGACGAGCTCGTGGGGTTCCGTGAACCCCTCACGCAACTGCGCCACGTCGACGCGAACCACACCTCACCAACCCGGGGACCGCACGGGGTTCCCGAGTCCATCGGGACAGCGGCGAACCGCATGAGCTTTCTGGCCGGCCACGTGCGGATGTTGCCGCGCGAATTTCCGTGGTTCGTGGATTCGCGGGTCGGGCTGCGCGGGGGCGCGGTTCGGAGGAAATGCGGAAACACGAATCGCGAAGCGAGTCGCTGCCGCGGTCGCCCCGCATGCTTTATTACACGCCGGTCCATGGGCCGGGCCGTCGGGGTGGCTCAGCCTGGTGGAGCGTCGGACTCATAGGGTGATGCCGCCGTCCAGACCACGGCGCTCCTGAGGCATCCGGAGGTCGCGGGTTCAACTCCCGCCCCCGACATTCACCGTCAACCGGGATCGGGCATGCGCTTCGGAATCACCCAGGGGACCTCGGCGGCGAACTCGAGCTGAACGACGGGCTTGTCGCGGAAGGGCTTCGGGGTGCGCGTGAGACGCGTCGTGAAGCCCATCCGGAACGTGGGCGTCAGGAATTCCGTGGCCTCGCGATCGTTCATCAGCCCCCCGCCCGGTTTCGGTTTCCAGAAATCCGAGCCGGACACGAGCTTCCCGATGAGCGCGAAGGATCCGGTGTAGAAGTACGTGTCGCGACCGAGCGGCTCGACGGGGATCACCTCCTGCTCCAGGGCCGGCGTAATACCGAGGCGCTGCATGAGGTCCGTCGCCTCGACCGGGTACGTGGTCGGGCGCGCCTGCGCGAAGTTCCGACAATGCACGCACCCGCAGAACTCGGGCCAACCGATGCCGATGCTCGCGTACGCGTCGTGCGTGCCGAGCGCGTCTGCGGCAAGCTCCCACCGGCGGAATCGGACGGTCTGCAGCCGCACGGTCCCGTGAACCACAGGAGCGCCTAAGAGCTTGGCGGGTCGCTCAACTGTCCCGCTGTGCCTACATGAGGTGCTCGGCGACGTACTCCGCGACGTCGCGGACCGCCAGGGGCGACGATGCGACCGTCTTCGAGCTGTCCTCGAGGTTCAGGACGCAGTAGGGGCACGCGGAGCAGAGCACCTGGGCGCCTGTCCGTTCTGCCTGGGTGACCCGGAGATCCGAGAACCGCTCCCCCCGGGGCGTCTCCAGGAAGATCCGCCCCCCGCCGCCTCCACAGCACAGGCTGTCGGTCCGGTTGCGCTCCATCTCCTCCAGGCGCACCCCGGGAATCGACTCCAGCACCTTCCGGGGCTCCTCGTACACCCCGTTGTACCGCCCGAGGTAGCAGGGGTCGTGGTACGTCACGCGGGCACCTCCGTACGTCTTGAGCTTGAGGCGGTCCTCGTCCGCGAGGCGGGCCAGGAGCTGCGTGTAGTGCTCCACCTCGAACGACGCCCCGAGCTTCGGGTACTCGTGCTTCAACGCCTCGAAGGAGTGCGGGCTGATCGTGACGATGCGTTCCACGCCACGCTCGCGGAACCGGGCCGCGTTCCGATCTGCAAGAGATCGGAAGAGGGCCGGGTCGCCGATCCGGAGTGCGGGGTCTCCGCAGCACGCCTCGTCGTTCCCGAGGGTCCCATACCTCACCCCGGCGGCGTCGAGGATCTTGACGAGCGCGCGGGCCACGGTCCGGATGCGGGGGTCGTACGCCGCCGTGCAGCCCACGTAGAGGAGGAGGTCCATGCCGGGCTCGAACGGGCGCACGGTCAGACCCTCCGCCCATCGGCTCCGTTCCTCAGGGTTCCCGCCCCACGGGTTCTGGACCGTGGACAGGCGGCCGAGGACCGTCTTCAGCGCGTCAGGTTCTGCGCCCACGGCGGTGACGAACTCCCGGGCCGTGCGGATCACGCTCGGGATGTCCACGCCGCGCGGGCATCGGGCGGTGCACGCACGGCACGTCGTGCAGAGCCACAGGAAGTCACCTTCGAGACCGCCGAGGCCGAGCTGGGTCAGGCGGAGCATCTTCCGCAGGCTCACGTCCCGGACCTCGCTCCACGGGCACGTGGCCGTGCACGTTCCGCACTGATAGCAGAGGTACAGGGACGACCCGCCCGCTTTCCCGAGTTCGTCCATCATCTCGTCGAACGGGCGCACGGCCGTGGCGGTCATGGGAGCACACTCCCGTCGGTGTCTCCCTTGCGGTGGGCCTCGGTTGCACGGTCCATGCGGCCGGTGGCATCAGATGCGGAAGGAACTCCCAACGAATCGCCCCTCGATATCCGAGTGGAGGAGATGAGGACTGAACACGTTCGCGGGGTCGTACGTCGCCTTGAGGCGGCGCAGCTCCTCGTGGCGCGACGCGGTTCCGTCCCGGAAGAGCGCGAGGCCAAGCCCGTGTTCCTTGCGGTCCTCCACGGTGAGGTCGGTGCGCAGCACGGCCTCCCGAACCTTCTGGATGAGCGCCCACGCGGCCTCGATGTCCGCCTTCGTCACGGCCGCCTGCGGCCGGTAGTGGACCTCGATCCCGTCCGGGTAGTGGTGGCCTACGGGCCGCCCTGCGGCGCCCTCCATGGCTGCGAACATCCGCGAGAGGACGTCCCCGAACCGCTCCGGGTCGTACACGATGAAGTCCTCGCATCCGGGGACGTTCACGCGGTGGAGCGCCTTCCCCGTCGCCGCGGTCCGCACGGCCATCATCTTCCGGAATTCTGGGAACGTGATCTCCCGGTAGCCGACGTCCGGGAATTCCGCCGCGATGCGGGGCAGCGGCTCCATGCCTTCCGTGCGTCCCCGGTACAGCAGGACCATGCGGCGCCGGCCGGGCGTGACGGCGAAATAGGCGCCGAGGACCGGGTCCGTTCGGATCGGGTCGTCCGGCCGCACGATCCCTTCGTCGATGAAGAGGAACTCGCCCGCGAAGTACCGGCAGGAGGCCGCGACCCGCTTCATCAGACGGCCCATGGTCGCACCGAGACGCCCGGCTTCCTCGGACTCGATGGAAAGGATCGCGCACACCATGTCCTCCGGCTTCGGGATCGGGGCGATCCGAACGTCGAGTTCCGTGACGAGGCCACAGAGCCCGTGGTGGCCGGCGAGGCGTCGGATTTCCTTCCGGTCCGTGATCTCGAGGACGCGCGCGCCTTCCTTCGACGTTGCGACCATCCGGAGGCGGTTGACCGCGTCGCCGAAAGCGCCGAAGGCGGGAGTCCCGCTGCCTCGCGCGTTCGTCGCGAAGTTCCCGCCGAATGTGCTGTAGCCACTGCTCGGCACGACGGCCACGGTCCACGCGTACCTGGCGAGTGCTCGATTTGTCTCGTCGCTCGTCCGTCCCGCGCCGACGCGGACGTACAGCTCGTCCTCGGGTCCCGCGTTCGCCAGGTCGACGGCGCCCCCGTTCGCGTCCACGATCAGGGGCGTGAAGAGCCCGCGCCGGTGGCCGCGCGCATCGGTCGCACCGACCCGCTCCATGTCCACGAGGAGCGACCCGGGGGGCGCGATGGCTGCCCCTGCGGTGCCCGACCCCGTTCCCCGAGGCACGAGCGCGACGCCATGCCGCACCGCATGTTCCGTGAGGGCCACGCACTCCGCCTCGTCCTTGGGGAAGGCGATCCGGGTGGGGACCCCGAGCGTGAGGAACGACGCGTCCGTGGCGTACCCCAGGAGCTCGCCCGCCTGATATGGGATCCTCGCCTCTCGGAGGAACGCCAACGTCGCGTCCTCCCGGCCTTGCTCGAGGGCGAGGGCAACCAACCTCTCACCCCAGGGCTTGCGCGGCGAGGTCGGTCAGGTCGATGATCTTCAGCGCGGGGAGGGGATCCACGGGCCGGCCGTCGAGGTAGCAGGAGAAGTGGATGCGACAGTGCGGGCACGCGGTGACCAGGTTCCCCGCCTTCGACGCGGCTTCCTCGAGGCGCTCCTGCTGCAGGAACTTCGTCTGCGCGTCGCAATTCGAGTACGCCCCGACGCCGCAGCACATCGCGTTCTCCCGCACGCGGTCCATCTCGACCAGTGTGACGCCCGGGATCGCCTGCAGGACGGCCCGCGGTGCGTCGTACTCCCGGGAGTGGCGGCCGAGGCGGCAGGGATCCTGGTACGTGACCGTGAGGTCCACGGGCTTCGTGAACGCGAGCCGTCCCTCCTGGACGAGTTCCTGGATGAGCTGGGTCATGTGGAGGACCTCAATGGGCCACTCGCCGACGACCTTCGGGTACTCGTACTTCAGCATGGAGTAGCACTCGGCGCATGTGGTCACGAGGCGCTTCGCGCCGCTCGCCCGGATCCACTCCGCGTTCCGGCGGGCCAGGGTCTCGAACGTCTCGCGGTCGCCGTTCCAGAGGGCGTCGTGGCCGCAGCACCGTTCCGCGTTCGCGACGACGGGCACGATCCCGGCCGCATTCATGATCTTGATCGCCGCCTTCCCGATCCGGGCGCTGTCGCAGTAGGAGAAGACGCCGTCGAGGTAGGGCATGCAGCCCGTGAAATAGATCACGTCGCCGGTGTCCGCGACCTTGAGCCCGTCCCCGATCCAGG of Thermoplasmata archaeon contains these proteins:
- a CDS encoding FAD-binding oxidoreductase, whose amino-acid sequence is MVALALEQGREDATLAFLREARIPYQAGELLGYATDASFLTLGVPTRIAFPKDEAECVALTEHAVRHGVALVPRGTGSGTAGAAIAPPGSLLVDMERVGATDARGHRRGLFTPLIVDANGGAVDLANAGPEDELYVRVGAGRTSDETNRALARYAWTVAVVPSSGYSTFGGNFATNARGSGTPAFGAFGDAVNRLRMVATSKEGARVLEITDRKEIRRLAGHHGLCGLVTELDVRIAPIPKPEDMVCAILSIESEEAGRLGATMGRLMKRVAASCRYFAGEFLFIDEGIVRPDDPIRTDPVLGAYFAVTPGRRRMVLLYRGRTEGMEPLPRIAAEFPDVGYREITFPEFRKMMAVRTAATGKALHRVNVPGCEDFIVYDPERFGDVLSRMFAAMEGAAGRPVGHHYPDGIEVHYRPQAAVTKADIEAAWALIQKVREAVLRTDLTVEDRKEHGLGLALFRDGTASRHEELRRLKATYDPANVFSPHLLHSDIEGRFVGSSFRI
- a CDS encoding alpha/beta fold hydrolase: MAQLREGFTEPHELVHASDGKVLFLRRWDTAARSSTAFLVLHGITAHSGPYGGLLSKELAAAGFPVYGLDLRGHGLSDGRRGDYPSRDRLLADLGEALAFMRTQVPKTVLLGHSLGALNAVVAANAFPDRIDGLVLISAGRQLRRGVYAKPKGRALVKTLIGVSLLRGRPLIEYRRAGMTGEGDPLFNFEYSARFMSILFGAPALAVARMFREGQLDSPNLRFRRKLQVPSLVGVGDQDELFPVESTRALLDGIECDDKEFLVIPGARHAVFPEGSWRPLIAWAKRKFP
- a CDS encoding (Fe-S)-binding protein, translated to MTATAVRPFDEMMDELGKAGGSSLYLCYQCGTCTATCPWSEVRDVSLRKMLRLTQLGLGGLEGDFLWLCTTCRACTARCPRGVDIPSVIRTAREFVTAVGAEPDALKTVLGRLSTVQNPWGGNPEERSRWAEGLTVRPFEPGMDLLLYVGCTAAYDPRIRTVARALVKILDAAGVRYGTLGNDEACCGDPALRIGDPALFRSLADRNAARFRERGVERIVTISPHSFEALKHEYPKLGASFEVEHYTQLLARLADEDRLKLKTYGGARVTYHDPCYLGRYNGVYEEPRKVLESIPGVRLEEMERNRTDSLCCGGGGGRIFLETPRGERFSDLRVTQAERTGAQVLCSACPYCVLNLEDSSKTVASSPLAVRDVAEYVAEHLM
- a CDS encoding (Fe-S)-binding protein, which codes for MAALASPTVGPDDALRILAQEGCIQCNKCTLSCPVHRADVLFSPRKVVLRAYLGGADGMSERDLWACLTCGECQAVCPTQVPYPAFIRAKREALRPIRERTAPCKHGGYKDLLAKIMAKPNLKQDRRAWIGDGLKVADTGDVIYFTGCMPYLDGVFSYCDSARIGKAAIKIMNAAGIVPVVANAERCCGHDALWNGDRETFETLARRNAEWIRASGAKRLVTTCAECYSMLKYEYPKVVGEWPIEVLHMTQLIQELVQEGRLAFTKPVDLTVTYQDPCRLGRHSREYDAPRAVLQAIPGVTLVEMDRVRENAMCCGVGAYSNCDAQTKFLQQERLEEAASKAGNLVTACPHCRIHFSCYLDGRPVDPLPALKIIDLTDLAAQALG